The sequence below is a genomic window from Pseudoalteromonas tetraodonis.
ATTAAACTCAATGGCGCATAAGGCTAAATTTTCATAGCTTTGTGCTACACGAATATAACTTGGAATTTCAATCGCTTTTAAAAATTGATCGGTAGCGCGATCATACTCATCAATACTACATAAAAACGTACCGTAGTTATTTAGGGTGTTCGGATCGTCAGGCTTAATCGTCAACGCTTTTTGATAGGCTTTGTCGGCTAATGCATTTTCGCCAACTTGTTGGTAGTAATAAGCTAAAGAATAATGAACTTCGGGGAGGTTTGGTGCATATTCGCTCGCACGCTCAAGGTTATATTTTGCTTGGGAATTATTGCCGGTGTTTAAATATTGTAATGCCAAAGCAATGCGGGTACGCGCTGCGCCTGCGTTGTTTATTTTATTTTCGACGACGGGTTTGTCACTGCCGTTGTAACTATTTTCAGTAACACAACCGCTTAAAAGTAGTGTTGATAGTGCTAAAGCAAGTAAAGATCGCATTGCCTTGTCTCTTTATATATTTCCATAGCCTCTATCTTACCTCAAAGCCTTTGTGTTGCATCATTTATTTAAAAATAAACGAGTTATCACAAAGGCACCAGAGTCTTTTATAACGTTTAGGCTTGATGAATATTTACTGCAATTGCATTGTCATCACGCATTTTCTTTTTAGCCATACGTTTTGTTCTATCAACCACATCGCCAGCTAATTGACCACAGGCAGCGTCAATGTCGTCCCCTCGTGTACGACGAACAATACAGGTAATCCCCGCAGCTTGTAATACCTTTGAAAAACGGTCAATTCGGCTGTTGCTAGAGCGCGTGTATTCGTTACCCGGGAACGGGTTAAACGGAATAAGGTTTACCTTAGATGGCGTCCCTTTTAACGTTTTAACCAGCTCATGTGCTTGGTCGGTACTGTCGTTAACGCCATTAAGCATAACGTATTCAATAGTCACGTCTTTATTGGCTTTAGAGCCATCGATATAACGACGACAGGCCGCTAAAAATTCTTCAATTGGGTACTTTTTATTAATGGGTACCAAAATATCACGCAGTGCGTTATCAGGGGCGTGAAGTGAAATAGCCAGTGCTACGTCGATTTTTTCTTTCAATAAATCAAGGGCAGGTACTACACCCGAGGTACTTAATGTTACGCGGCGCTTAGATAAACCAAAGCCCCAGTCGTCCATCATCAGCTCCATCGCTGGTACGACGTTTTTGACGTTAAGTAATGGCTCGCCC
It includes:
- a CDS encoding bifunctional tRNA (adenosine(37)-C2)-methyltransferase TrmG/ribosomal RNA large subunit methyltransferase RlmN; translation: MTEQKKINLLDLNRDAMRELFVSFGEKPFRGDQVMKWIYHFGVDNFDEMSNVNKKLKEKLKNECEIVAPEISVRQQASDGTIKYALVLEGGQEVEAVWIPEKDRATLCVSSQVGCALECTFCSTAQQGFNRNLKVSEIIGQVWRVAKDIGLDGNSEKRPVTNVVMMGMGEPLLNVKNVVPAMELMMDDWGFGLSKRRVTLSTSGVVPALDLLKEKIDVALAISLHAPDNALRDILVPINKKYPIEEFLAACRRYIDGSKANKDVTIEYVMLNGVNDSTDQAHELVKTLKGTPSKVNLIPFNPFPGNEYTRSSNSRIDRFSKVLQAAGITCIVRRTRGDDIDAACGQLAGDVVDRTKRMAKKKMRDDNAIAVNIHQA